TCGCTCGAGCGCCAGTACAAGCCCACCGCCATCGACCGCATCCCGGACGCCGACGCCATCGTCGTGCTCGGCGGGGGCGTCAGCCCGCAGGCACCGCCTCGCATCGGGCCCAACCTCGGCCACGGCGCGGACCGGATCTGGTTCGGCGCGCAGCTCTATGCGGCCGGCAAGGCGCCGCTGATCATCACCACCGGCATGCGCCCCTACACCGACCAGGGCCAGACCGCCGCCGCGGCGGGCGCCGAGGTGCTGCAGGCGTTCGGCGTGCCGGCGGACGCCATCATCGCGCCGGGGCGCAGCCTGCGGACCTACACGGACGCGCAGATCGTCGGGGAGATCGTCGAACGCGAGGAACTCGGGCGGGTTTTGCTCATCACCTCCGCCCTGCACATGCCGCGGG
This sequence is a window from Halofilum ochraceum. Protein-coding genes within it:
- a CDS encoding YdcF family protein, with the translated sequence MLQHLAHPLTLTLALLALAIVLLFFRRRWTAIFLLLIALVGTWLLATPFVAQKLMYSLERQYKPTAIDRIPDADAIVVLGGGVSPQAPPRIGPNLGHGADRIWFGAQLYAAGKAPLIITTGMRPYTDQGQTAAAAGAEVLQAFGVPADAIIAPGRSLRTYTDAQIVGEIVEREELGRVLLITSALHMPRAMATFRSAQVRAFPAPTDFEVVESPEAGTHPWLPGSEAFWQTSRALHEYVGMAWYRWKGWIH